The DNA window CCAGCTCGGCTGGCGCGGGCTTGTTGTCCGGAGGCGCGCAGCGCGCCGCGGCCGTGATGTAAAGGCCGCGCAGGCGGAGGTCGTCGTCGCGGTCGGTGGCGTCGGGCTGCGAGGCGAAGCCGGCGCGATAGAGGACCGGATAGAGAAAGTCGCCGGAGCCGTCACCCGTGAACATGCGCCCGGTGCGGTTGGAGCCGTGTGCGCCCGGAGCCAAGCCCAGTACCAGGACGCGCGCCCGCGGGTCGCCGAACCCCGGGACCGGCCTGCCCCAGTACTCCCAGTCGCGATAGGCGCGGCGCTTCTCGCGCGCGACTTTCTCCCGGTGCGCCACCAGCCGCGGGCAGAGGCGGCAGGAAGTGATCTCGGCGTTTAGCACCTTCAGCCACTTTGTATCCATCAGAGAACTGGTTGGGAAATGGGGCCGAAGGCTATGAACGTTGCCTTCTCACCCACTTTGAGCTTGCTGAACTCCTCGTACGAAACGACGTACCACTCCCCCTTTTCGAGAACGACGGAGAAAAACCGCTGCTCGAACTGCATCAAAGGCTCGCCTGACCGTTCGCT is part of the Terriglobales bacterium genome and encodes:
- a CDS encoding uracil-DNA glycosylase — encoded protein: MDTKWLKVLNAEITSCRLCPRLVAHREKVAREKRRAYRDWEYWGRPVPGFGDPRARVLVLGLAPGAHGSNRTGRMFTGDGSGDFLYPVLYRAGFASQPDATDRDDDLRLRGLYITAAARCAPPDNKPAPAELANCSAFLDRELEGLSHVRVVVALGRVAFDAFLRHLKRRGLIETARGMVFRHGARYRLPGGRTLLASYHPSMQNTQTGRLTRPMFLRIFRAARRLAETD